The genomic segment CGTGTGCCTGGCCAGTGAAGCGGGCAGAGGCTCGCCCGGCTTGGTAATCTCTCGGTACGAGAAGGAGCTGCCCGGCATGGTATCGCTGGACGATCTCGCCCGCATGAACATGGAGTACGTGGAGTCGCTCTACCGCGACTACCGACGTGACCCGGCCTCCGTCGACGAACAGTGGGCCCGCGTCTTCTCGGGCTACGACATGGGCCGGGACGCGACGACGCCGGGGCGCGAGCCCGGCCGGCGCGCCGAGGACGGCATCGGCGACCTGGTGCGGGACCTCGTCCACTCCTACCGGGAGCTGGGACATCTCGTGGCCGATCTGGACCCGCTGGGCCAGAGCCCGCGGCACCATCCGCTGCTCACGCTGGACGAGCTGGGCGTGGGCGCGGATCTGGACCGGGTCGTCGACTGGGCGCCGTTCCGCGGCGGTGAGCGCGGCCCGATCCGGGAGCTCCTCGCCGCGCTCGCCGAGACTTATGGCCAGACGCTCGGGGTCGAGTACATGGGGATCTCGGACCGGCAGCGCCGCGCCTGGCTGCAGGCCCGGATGGAGCCGCGCCGCAACCGGCCGGAGCTCGCGGCCGAGGACCGGCGCAGGCTGTTCGAGCAGCTCCTGGGCGCGGAGATGTTCGAGCACTTCCTGCAGGCGCGCTATCCGGGGCAGCAGCGCTTCTCGCTGGAAGGCGGCGAGTCGCTCATCTCGCTGCTGGACGAGCTGGGCGAGGAGGCGGCGCGGCGGGGCGTGGCCGAGATGGTGCTCGGGATGCCCCATCGGGGCCGCGTCAACGTGCTCGCGCACGTCCTGAACAAGCCCTACGAGATGCTTTTCGTCGAGTTCGAAGGCGCGCCCCTGCCCGAGGACGTCCAGGGCGACGGCGACGTCAAGTACCACCTGGGGTACTCGCACGACCGCCGGACGCGGCGAGGGCGGCCGATCCACCTCTCGCTGAGCCCGAACCCCAGCCACCTCGAGGCGGTGAACCCCGTCGTCGAGGGCATCGTGCGCGCGAAGCAGGGATATCACGGCGACGCCGAGCGCCGGCGCGTGGTGCCCGTGCTGCTCCACGGGGACGCCGCCTTCACGGGCCAGGGGATCGTGTACGAGACGCTCGCACTGTCGACGCTGCCCGCTTTCACCACGGGCGGGACCGTGCACGTGATCATCGACAACCAGATCGGCTTCACGACGTCGCCGCCCGAGTATCTGTTCACGCGCTATCCATCCGATCCGGGCCACATGCTCCACGCGCCGGTGTTCCACGTGAACGCCGATGACCCCGAAGCCGGCGTGCAGGCGGCCCGCCTGGCCATCAACTACCGACAGCAATTCCGGAGTGACGTCTTCATCCACTTCGTCTGCTATCGACGTCACGGCCACAACGAGCTGGACGACCCGACGCTCACCCAACCCGTCGTCTACGAGCAGATCCGCAATCACCCGTCCGTGGTCGAGCTGTACCGCAAGCGGCTGGCCGAGCGCGGCGAGCTCGACGAGACCGAGCTGCGCCGGCTTCGCGAGCGGCGCCGGTCCCGGCTGGACACCGCGCTGCAGACGGCCCGACGCGACAAGCCGCGCCAGCAGATCTTCGCCTTCGGCGGCGTGTGGAGCGGGCTGGGGTGGGCCGGCGACGACTGGAGCGCCGACACGCGCGTCGACCGGACGGCCCTCCTGCACATCGCGGACGCCCTGTGCCGTTTGCCCGAGGACTTCACCCCGCATCCGCGCGTCAAGAAGCTCTTCGAGGAGCGGCGGGAGCGTATCCAGGGCGGCGCGGGCATCGACTGGGCCACCGCCGAGCTCCTGGCGTTCGGCAGCCTGCTGCAGGCCGGGATTCCCGTCCGGCTGTCCGGCCAGGACTCCGTCCGGGGCACCTTCACGCAGCGCCACGCCGCCGTCTTCGACGCCCGGGACGGGCGTCAGCACGTGCCCCTCAACCACATCGCGCCCGGCCAGGCAGCCTTCGAGGCGGTGAACAGCGCCCTCAGCGAAGCGGGCGTGCTGGGATTCGAGTACGGGATGGCCACCGCCGACCCCCGTCGCCTGGTCGTGTGGGAGGCGCAGTTCGGCGACTTCATCAACAGCGCCCAGGTCGTGGTGGACCAGTTCATCGTGAGCGCCGAGTCGAAGTGGCAGCGGATGAACGGCCTCGTGCTGCTCCTGCCGCACGGCTACGAGGGGCAGGGACCCGAGCACTCCAGCGCGCGGCTCGAACGATTCCTGCAGCTGGCGGCCGAGCGCAACATCCAGGTCGTGTACCCCACGACCCCGGCCCAGATCTTCCACGCGCTGCGACGCCAGATGCTGCGGCCGTTCCGCAAGCCGTTGATCGTGATGTCACCGAAAAGCCTCCTGCGTCACCCGCGGGCGGTCTCCACGCTCGACGAGCTGGCCACGGGCTCGTTTCGTCTGGTGCTGGATGACGATGCGGCCCGCGATGCCGCCGGTGTCCGGCGCCTGGTGCTCTGCTCGGGCAAGCTCTTCTACGCGCTCGACGCCGCGCGGGCCGCCCGGCCGGACGGCGGTTCGGCCATCGTCCGCGTCGAGCAGCTGTACCCCTATCCGGCCGGCGAGCTCGAGAGCGTGATTCGCCGCTACGCTGCGGCAACCGATGTCGTCTGGGCCCAGGAAGAGCCGGCCAACCAGGGCCCGTGGCGATTCGTCCAGCCGCTCCTCACCGAGGCGCTGGGTCCCCAGCGACGGCTCGCGTATGTCGGCCGGGACGAGGCGGCCAGCCCGGCGACGGGGAACTACCTGGTCCACCAGGACGGAGAGGCCGCGATCGTCGAGCGGGCGCTCGGAAAGTGAGGGCCGCAGCGTGATCGATGTCACGATTCCTCCGCTGGGCGAGTCCGTGACCGAGGCGGTCCTCGCCCGATGGCTCAAGCAAGACGGCGAGCACGTCCGGGCCGACGAGCCGATCCTGGAAATCGAGACCGAGAAGGCGGCGATGGAGATCGTGGCGGAGGCCAGCGGCCGGCTCACGATCCTGCAGCCGGCCGGCGCCCGCGTCACGGCGGGCGCCGTGGTGGCGCAGATCGCCGAGGCCGCAGCCGCTCCGGCGCCCTCTCGGCCGGCCGAGCGAACTCCGCCCCCCGCGCCGGCCCCGCCGCCCGTCGAGACCCAGCCCTCGATGGCGGCAGCCCGCCCAGACGCCGAGGCGCGGGCGGAGGCGCCGACTGCGGCTCCCGCGGCGCCGGTGGCGCGCCCGGCGCCGCCGCCACCGCCCCGCGGACCGGCCGGCGACGGCGGGCGCGACGGCGAGCCGGCCCGGCCCGTCGAGGCGGAGATCGAGCGCGTGCCCATGACCGAGATCCGCCGGACCATCGCCACGCGGCTGGTCGAGGCGCAGCGGCAGGCGGCCATCCTCACCACCTTCAACGAGGTGGACCTCGGCGAGCTGCAGGCGGTCCGGGCGCGCTACCGCGAACGGTTCCGGGCCAAGCACGGCGTCGACCTCGGCCTGATGTCCCTCTTCATCCGGGCCACCGTGCTCGCCCTGCGGGAGTTCCGGGTCCTCAACGCCCGGATCGAGGGGACCGATATCCTCCATCATCGCCGCGTGCACATGGGCGTGGCGGTGGCCACGCCCCGCGGCCTGGTGGTGCCGGTCATCCGGAACGCCGACACGCTGACCGTCGCCGAGCTGGAGCGGGCCGTCGGCGATCTCGCGGAGCGGGCGCGCCAGGCGAAGATCAAGCCGGACGACCTCACGGGCGGCACCTTCAGCATCACCAACGGCGGGGTGTTCGGCTCGCTCTTGTCCACGCCGCTGCTCAATCCGCCCCAATCCGGAATCCTGGGAATGCACAAGATCCAGGAGCGACCGGTCGCCGCCGGCGGTCAGGTGGTCGTTCGCCCCATGATGTACGTCGCGCTCTCGTACGACCACCGGCTCGTCGACGGCGAGCAGGCGGTGCGCTTTCTCGTCCGGGTGAAGGAGCAGCTCGAGGACCCGGCTCGAATGCTGCTCGACGTGTGACCGGCTTGGTGCGAACCTTCCACATCGGAGGCGAGCGATGATCCCCGGCCTGGCTCCCGTTCTTCCCAATTTCACTGACCTCGTGGCGGCGCGGGGTCAGGGCGCGTTTCTCTACGACACCGGCGGCCGTCGCTACCTCGATTTCACCTCCGGGATCGGCGTGACCAATACGGGGCACTGTCACCCGCGGGTAGTCGAGGCGATCCGGGAGCAGGCGGGCCGGCTGCTGCATGCGCAGATCAACGTGGTCTTCCAGGAGCCGATGATTGCCTTGATCGGCGAGCTGCGGCGCGTCGTCCCCGAAGGGCTCGACACGTTCTTCTTCGCCAACGGCGGCGCGGAGGCGGTGGAGGCCAGCGTCAAGCTCGCTCGCCGGGCGACGGGGCGCCCCAACGTCATCGTCTTCCAGGGGGGCTTCCACGGCCGGACGCTGGGCGCGGTCAGCCTCACGACCTCGAAACGCATAGTCCGGGCCGGCTACCAGCCGCTCATGGCGGGCGTGGTCCCGGCCCCCTTTCCATATGCCTACCGCTATGGCTGGGCCCCCGACGCCACGCTGGCCTGGTGCCTGCGCGAGCTGCGCCACCTGCTGGAGACCCAGACGGCACCCGAAGACACGGCCGCCATGCTCGTCGAGCCCGTCCTCGGCGAGGGCGGGTACGTCGTGCCGCCGGCCGGCTTTCTGCCCGCCCTCCGCGAGATCTGCGACGAGCACGGCATCCTGCTCATCACCGATGAGGTGCAGACAGGGTTCGGTCGTACGGGACGGTTCTTCGCCGTCGAGCATTCGGACACGCGCCCCGACATCCTGATCATGGCGAAAGCCATGGCTTCCGGCCTGCCCTTGAGCGCCATCGCCGCCCGGGCGGACCTCATGGCCCGGTGGCCGGCCGGCTCGCACGGCACGACATTCGGCGGCAACGTGCTGTCCTGCGCCGCCGCGGTGGCCACGATCGGCGTGCTCCGGGACGAGAAGCTCATCGAGCACGCGGCGAGCATGGGCGAGCGCCTCATGGAGCGGCTGCAGAGCGTGCAACACGACCACCCGGCGATCGGAGACCTCCGCGGCCTCGGCCTCATGGTTGGGATCGAATTCCGGGATGTCGCTGGCGCCTCGGCCGGCGAGCTGGTCAAGCGCGTGCAGCGCACGTGCCTCGAGCGAGGCCTTCTCCTGCTCACCTGTGGATATCGAGAGCACGTGATCCGGTGGTTGCCCCCGCTCGTGGCCACGGGGGACGAGATCGACGAGGCGGTCGAGATCTTCACCGACGCGCTGCGCCGCGTGCGTTCGTGAGGATCTGGCCGGCGCTTACC from the Candidatus Methylomirabilota bacterium genome contains:
- a CDS encoding 2-oxoglutarate dehydrogenase E1 component; its protein translation is MVISRYEKELPGMVSLDDLARMNMEYVESLYRDYRRDPASVDEQWARVFSGYDMGRDATTPGREPGRRAEDGIGDLVRDLVHSYRELGHLVADLDPLGQSPRHHPLLTLDELGVGADLDRVVDWAPFRGGERGPIRELLAALAETYGQTLGVEYMGISDRQRRAWLQARMEPRRNRPELAAEDRRRLFEQLLGAEMFEHFLQARYPGQQRFSLEGGESLISLLDELGEEAARRGVAEMVLGMPHRGRVNVLAHVLNKPYEMLFVEFEGAPLPEDVQGDGDVKYHLGYSHDRRTRRGRPIHLSLSPNPSHLEAVNPVVEGIVRAKQGYHGDAERRRVVPVLLHGDAAFTGQGIVYETLALSTLPAFTTGGTVHVIIDNQIGFTTSPPEYLFTRYPSDPGHMLHAPVFHVNADDPEAGVQAARLAINYRQQFRSDVFIHFVCYRRHGHNELDDPTLTQPVVYEQIRNHPSVVELYRKRLAERGELDETELRRLRERRRSRLDTALQTARRDKPRQQIFAFGGVWSGLGWAGDDWSADTRVDRTALLHIADALCRLPEDFTPHPRVKKLFEERRERIQGGAGIDWATAELLAFGSLLQAGIPVRLSGQDSVRGTFTQRHAAVFDARDGRQHVPLNHIAPGQAAFEAVNSALSEAGVLGFEYGMATADPRRLVVWEAQFGDFINSAQVVVDQFIVSAESKWQRMNGLVLLLPHGYEGQGPEHSSARLERFLQLAAERNIQVVYPTTPAQIFHALRRQMLRPFRKPLIVMSPKSLLRHPRAVSTLDELATGSFRLVLDDDAARDAAGVRRLVLCSGKLFYALDAARAARPDGGSAIVRVEQLYPYPAGELESVIRRYAAATDVVWAQEEPANQGPWRFVQPLLTEALGPQRRLAYVGRDEAASPATGNYLVHQDGEAAIVERALGK
- a CDS encoding 2-oxo acid dehydrogenase subunit E2, encoding MIDVTIPPLGESVTEAVLARWLKQDGEHVRADEPILEIETEKAAMEIVAEASGRLTILQPAGARVTAGAVVAQIAEAAAAPAPSRPAERTPPPAPAPPPVETQPSMAAARPDAEARAEAPTAAPAAPVARPAPPPPPRGPAGDGGRDGEPARPVEAEIERVPMTEIRRTIATRLVEAQRQAAILTTFNEVDLGELQAVRARYRERFRAKHGVDLGLMSLFIRATVLALREFRVLNARIEGTDILHHRRVHMGVAVATPRGLVVPVIRNADTLTVAELERAVGDLAERARQAKIKPDDLTGGTFSITNGGVFGSLLSTPLLNPPQSGILGMHKIQERPVAAGGQVVVRPMMYVALSYDHRLVDGEQAVRFLVRVKEQLEDPARMLLDV
- a CDS encoding aminotransferase class III-fold pyridoxal phosphate-dependent enzyme — its product is MPGLAPVLPNFTDLVAARGQGAFLYDTGGRRYLDFTSGIGVTNTGHCHPRVVEAIREQAGRLLHAQINVVFQEPMIALIGELRRVVPEGLDTFFFANGGAEAVEASVKLARRATGRPNVIVFQGGFHGRTLGAVSLTTSKRIVRAGYQPLMAGVVPAPFPYAYRYGWAPDATLAWCLRELRHLLETQTAPEDTAAMLVEPVLGEGGYVVPPAGFLPALREICDEHGILLITDEVQTGFGRTGRFFAVEHSDTRPDILIMAKAMASGLPLSAIAARADLMARWPAGSHGTTFGGNVLSCAAAVATIGVLRDEKLIEHAASMGERLMERLQSVQHDHPAIGDLRGLGLMVGIEFRDVAGASAGELVKRVQRTCLERGLLLLTCGYREHVIRWLPPLVATGDEIDEAVEIFTDALRRVRS